GATGGCCGGGAGGCGTCGGGCGGCGGTGCGGAAGGTTCCGTGGGGCTGCTCGGGGGTGCCCTCGGAACGGGGGAAGAACTCGTACCAGGAGCCGAACAGGGCCCGTTCGCGCTCCACCAGCAGGGGCAACGGCTCGGAGGACGTGACCAGTTCCCGCAGGGGATGACGCGTGAGGACCTCGTCCACCTCCGGCGCCAACGCCGCCGCCAGACGGTCGGCGGCCGGCAGGGAGTCGTCGCGGAGCCTGCCCACCACCGTCACCAGGACCGCGTGCAGGTCCGCCTCCGGCACCCCGGCGGCGGCCCGCACATGGAGTTCGGCACCCTCCTCCAGGACGAGCCCCGTGTCGATGCCGGCCGGGACCTTGATCCGGGCGGTGTGCCGCCAGGTGGCGATGGGATCGCTCCACGCCTCCACGCGGTACGTCCAGCGGCCCTCGGAGGTCGGCGTGACCGAGGCGCCCCAGCGGTCGGAGCCGGGAGCCAGTTCGCGCATCGGGGTCCACGGGGCCGGACGGCCCTCCGGATCCTTGAGCACGACATTGGCGGCCACCACCGCGTGCCCCTCGCGGAACAGCGTCGCGGTGACCTCGAAGGTCTCGCCGACGACCGCCTTCGCGGGACGCCTGCCACACTCGACGAGCGGGCGGACATCCCTGACGGGGACGCGGCCGACGGCCGGGGCCTGAGTCGGGCTCATGGGTCTCACCTCCGCCGTGCTCGGGGATCGGCGCTGGGCCGAACGGGTGCCCTGCGGGTTCTAGAGTTCCGCCGTGGAACGCCTACCGGACGGCGGACCACCTGTGGCGGAACGGCTCTCGCCGGTCCGGGTCTTGCCGGCCGCCTTGCCGCTCCGGTCCTTGCGGCCCCGGTCCTTGCCGGTCCGGTCCTTGCCGGTCCGGTCCTTACGGGTCTTTCCGGTGGGTTCCTGCTGAGGACGGTCGCCCTGCTCCTGGAGATAGGTGGGCAGACTCGTCTGCAGATAGCGCTCGGCGGCCGCCACGGCCTCGCGGGCACAGCGTTTGCCCATCAGGACGCACAGTGTGTAGCCCGAGGCCTCGAAACTGTCCCGGGCCGCGCGGTCGGTCGGGGACGCGAGCATCACGCGTTCCCAGGTGCGGTAGCGCCGCAGATGTCTGGCCACCTCGTTCTTGGCGGGCAGCAGCATGTGCTGGTCCCTCCCGGCACTCTCGGCGGAGCACGCTTCCCGGGGGAGGTCGTGCGTGGAGGGGCATCGGCGCCTCAGGGGAGCCGATGCCTTCACTCATGGTGCACGGGCAACCACCCGGCGTCTTGTTGGCTCTTCAACCACCTCATGCGTCGCTCGTGTTGCACGAATGGCGTAGCCCTCCCACTCTGGAGCTGACTCAGAAGTGATCGGTGCTCACGCTTCGTGCACACGAGGCGGGGAGCTTCGCCGGTGAGGAGCCAACGACGATGAAGACCGCAGTGCCTCGCTACTACCACC
The DNA window shown above is from Streptomyces akebiae and carries:
- a CDS encoding DUF5133 domain-containing protein, translated to MLLPAKNEVARHLRRYRTWERVMLASPTDRAARDSFEASGYTLCVLMGKRCAREAVAAAERYLQTSLPTYLQEQGDRPQQEPTGKTRKDRTGKDRTGKDRGRKDRSGKAAGKTRTGESRSATGGPPSGRRSTAEL